The Flavobacterium marginilacus genome window below encodes:
- a CDS encoding gluconate 2-dehydrogenase subunit 3 family protein, which yields MERREALKKIAFLMGGAVSATTIGVLFESFTVLPENSSHLYSVSDEEILAEFSEIILPSTVKSPGAKAAGVGTLIPLIIKDCYPANLQAVFKKGFDEMLVLSKTKFNKEFLSLNDEEKKQLVNELKQQSIDNNHEPSFFLIARDLTILGYFSSEIGCTMAREYLPIPGKYDGNADYIPGQKAWAT from the coding sequence ATGGAAAGACGTGAAGCTCTAAAAAAAATAGCATTTTTAATGGGAGGAGCAGTTTCTGCTACAACTATCGGGGTATTATTTGAAAGTTTTACTGTTTTGCCTGAAAACAGCTCCCATCTTTATTCTGTATCTGATGAGGAAATTCTAGCTGAATTTTCGGAAATCATTTTGCCCTCTACTGTAAAATCACCAGGCGCAAAAGCTGCGGGTGTTGGCACATTGATTCCATTAATTATCAAAGATTGTTACCCGGCAAATCTGCAGGCTGTTTTTAAAAAAGGTTTTGATGAGATGTTAGTTCTGTCTAAGACTAAATTTAATAAAGAATTTTTAAGTCTGAATGACGAAGAAAAAAAACAGCTTGTGAATGAATTAAAACAGCAGTCAATTGATAATAATCATGAGCCTTCTTTCTTTTTGATTGCCAGAGATTTGACAATATTAGGTTATTTTTCTTCAGAGATTGGCTGTACAATGGCTAGAGAATATCTGCCAATTCCAGGTAAATATGATGGAAATGCAGATTACATTCCTGGACAGAAAGCATGGGCAACATAA